The Macrobrachium nipponense isolate FS-2020 chromosome 46, ASM1510439v2, whole genome shotgun sequence genome has a segment encoding these proteins:
- the LOC135214590 gene encoding innexin inx2-like: protein MFTIVQSNWYVKESIKCVSAHFTCTSELPFHLKNFCLSFSYVCDLTSVLGGSCSRRYLLFYRWIHTSFLVIGCLYYIPRFIAKKVMNPRLKKLLYDLACDEARYDAASCEQVTEKMLKFVDMDRGSRSQYLWLVFCHVIALLIDFGVICFFDFMLQNRFIGLLYHSYPYQRNPPHFTDYISQTFPPFANCTVHTENLINVEREETFGCYLYLMELYDKIFIVLWLWLASLSFVTILSILVMLLVSFPPFNHFFFMLVHTISEAWSNEKKSSVNEQLE, encoded by the exons ATGTTTACAATTGTTCA gtcAAATTGGTATGTAAAGGAATCTATAAAATGCGTATCTGCCCACTTTACTTGCACTAGTGAACTCCCTTTTCACCTAAAAAATTTTTGCCTGTCTTTTTCATATGTGTGTGAt CTCACATCAGTATTAGGCGGCTCCTGCTCCCGCCGTTACCTCTTATTTTACCGTTGGATTCACACAAGTTTTCTGGTTATTGGATGTTTATATTACATACCAAGATTTATCGCCAAGAAAGTTATGAATCCAAGGTTGAAGAAACTCCTTTATGATCTTGCATGTGATGAAGCTAG GTATGATGCTGCTTCGTGTGAGCAAGTAACAGAAAAAATGCTCAAGTTTGTTGATATGGACAGAGGATCACGTTCACAATATCTCTGGCTTGTATTTTGTCATGTGATTGCTTTACTTATAGACTTTGGCGTTATATGTTTCTTTGACTTTATGTTACAG AATCGATTCATTGGACTTCTGTATCATTCTTACCCATATCAGCGCAACCCACCACACTTCACTGACTATATATCACAGACATTTCCACCTTTTGCTAACTGCACAGTCCATACAGAAAATCTCATTAATGTGGAAAGGGAAGAGACATTTGGTTGTTATTTATACCTCATGGAATTATATGACAAAATATTCATCGTACTTTGGCTATGGCTTGCGTCTCTGTCATTTGTTACCATTCTTAGTATATTGGTTATGCTTTTGGTTTCTTttccacccttcaatcatttcttttttatgcttGTTCACACCATCAGTGAGGCTTGgtcaaatgagaaaaaaagttcAGTCAATGAGCAACTTGAATGA